CTGTTCTTGGTCAAAATCAAAAAGAACTTAATCGCTTTGATGTAATTACAAAAACTCGAAAGTTTGGGTATACTACATTTACTAAAGATGACGCAAAATTAATTCGGGAAAGTTTTTTAGAATCACTGAGTCGTTTGAAATTAAATAAAGTATATGGTTTGATGTTTCATGATTCTTCCGATTTATTAAAAGAAAATTCTGGTTATTTATGGGATGAATTAGTTTCGCTTAAAGCAGAAGACAAAGTTACTAAAATTGGAGTTTCTGTTTATTCACCCAACCAAACAGAAGAAATTTTAAAAAAATATCCGATTGAAATCATCCAGTTCCCGTTAAATATTTATGATCATTCCTTTTTGCAAAATGGATTTTTGTCAAAGTTGAAAAAACTTGATATTGAAATACATGTTCGATCTGTATTTTTACAGGGGCTGGCGTTAATGCCATCCAACGAATTACCTACTTATTTTAAATCAGTAAAAAATCATATCCAAGAATGTCAGGAAATATTGAGAAGTAAGGGCATTACAATGCTCGAAGTTGCCTTGGATTTTATCAAATCCATCCAAGAAGTAGATTTTGCAATATTAGGTATTAATAATACTTCACAACTATTAGAAATAATCGATTCATATCATTCAGAAAAAAATTTCGACGGAATCGATTATTCTAATTTTGCAATTTTTGACGAAAATATTACCAACCCTTCCAAATGGAAACTCACATGAGTGTAAAATACCCAACAGGAAATAAAATTTATCTCAGGGGCCTTCAGTTACAAGATGTTGGAGATCGCTACTATTCCTGGTTAAACGATCCAGAAGTGAATCAATATTTAGAAACAAGGTTTCTTCTGCAATCAAAGGAAGTAATTGCTGATTTTGTAAAATCAAAACAGGGTAACACAAATGAAATTCTTTGGGCAATTTGTGAAAAGGAAAACAATCGACATATTGGAAATATTAAACTAGGGCCAATGAATTGGTATCACCGATTTGCTGATATTAGTTTATTTATCGGTGAAAAGGATTGTTGGTTTAAAGGATATAGTTCTGAATCAATTTCTTTGGTCGTTGATTTTGCCTTTAATACACTAAACTTGCACAAAGTGAAAGCTGGAGCTTATTCTCCTAATCTTGGTTCTATTCGGTCGTTTGAAAAAAACGGATTTAGTCACGAAGGTTTGTTAAAAAATCATTTTTATTCTAATGGAAGTTATGTTGATGGAGTGCTTCTTGGGCTTTCCCGTGAAGATTATGAACTCAAACGTTAATGATCTTCAATTTTTTAAAAGAAATAGATTGTGCACTTATACTAAATACGATTCAGGAAATTTATGAAAGTAATTGCTATTATCCAGGCAAGATTGGGATCCACAAGGTTACCGAACAAGGTAATGAAGGAAGTAAATGGAAAGCCATTAATTGAGATTTTATTGTCTCGATTGTCAAAATCAAAAATAATCAATCAGATCATTCTTGCAACTTCAACTAAAAAAGAAAATGACCCTCTTCAGAATTTAGTCGAGAAACTCGGGTATACTGTCTATCGTGGAAGTGAGCAGAATGTGTTAGAACGTTATTACTTTGCCGCAAAGGAAGCTGGGGCAGATGTAGTGATTCGTATCACTGGTGATTGTCCACTCATCGATCCCAACGTTGTGGATGAAGTGATTTCCGAATTTTTGAAAGGCGGTATTGATTATTGTTCAAACATTAATCCTCCTACTTATCCTGATGGACTAGATACAGAAGTTTTTTCTTTTGCAGCTTTGGAAAGAGCATATCTGGAAGCTACATTGGATAGAGAACGTGAACACGTAACTCCATACATTCGTGAATCAGATTCATTTAAAAAATCGAATCTGGTTTTTTCTGAGGATCATTCTGCAGAACGTTGGACTGTTGACGAACCTGCTGACTTCCAATTAATCTCAAAGATATTAAATCATTTTCATCCAAATTTAGATTTTGGTTGGTTAGATGTTTTAAAGCTTAAAACAAAATATCCTGAAATATTTTTAATGAATAACAAAATCATTCGTAATGAGGGGCAGAATATGGGGACGGGACAAAAACTTTGGAAAAGGGCAAAACATATTATTCCTGGTGGAAACATGTTACTTTCGAAACGATCAGAGATGTTTTTACCGGACCAATGGCCATCTTACTATAGTAAGGCGAAAGGTTGCTCTGTTTGGGATTTGGATGGAAAAGAATACATTGACATGTCTATTATGGGCATTGGAACCAATACGTTAGGATATGGCCACCCAGAGGTAGATGAGGCTGTTAAAAAGAATATTGAGAATGGGAATATGGCCACCTTCAATTGTCCTGAAGAAGTATATCTTGCTGAGAAGTTAATTGAGATTCATCCCTGGGCAGATATGGTTCGACTTGCAAGAACTGGTGGAGAAGCAAATGCAATTGCGATCAGAATTGCTCGTGCGGCATCAGGGAAAGACAAAATAGCTATTTGCGGGTATCATGGATGGCATGATTGGTATCTTTCTGCAAATTTATCGGAGGATGATGGATTGTCTGGCCATCTTCTACCAGGTCTTGATCCGAAAGGGGTTCCCAAGAACCTAACAGGTACAGTTTTTCCTTTCAATTACAACCAATTTCAAGAATTAGAAACTCTTGTGAATCACCAAGATATTGGTGTGATTGTGATGGAAGTATCTAGAAATCATGGTCCAGAGGATCAGTTTCTTGAAAAAGTTAGAAAATTAGCAACAGACAGAAACATTGTTTTGGTATTTGATGAGTGTACATCTGGATTTCGGCAAAACTTCGGAGGACTTCACAAAATATACGGAGTTGAACCTGATATTGCGATGTTTGGTAAAGCCATAGGAAATGGATATGCGATTACCGCAGTGATCGGTAGGCGTGAAGTAATGGAGTCAGCTCAATCAACATTTATCAGTAGTACTTTTTGGACGGAACGTATAGGACCAACAGCAGCGTTAAAAACCTTAGAAGTTATGGAAAGAGAAAAGTCTTGGGAGTATATAACGAATATGGGTAACCATATTAGAGACCGATGGTTGGCTTTGGCTAAAAAGTATAATGTTAATCTTTCTGTATGGGGAATGCCAGCCCTTTCTGGATTTACCATCAATAGCAAAAATAGTTTAGAATACAAAACATTGATTACTCAAGAGATGTTAAAAAAGGGATATTTAGCAGCAAATTCCGTTTATGTTTGTATGGAACACAAACAAACAGTTGTAGATGGTTATTTTGAAACCATTGATCCAATTTTTAAGCTGATAGAGGAATGTGAAAATGGACGTGATGTTGTTTCTCTACTTGATGGTCCGGTTTGTCATGCAGGATTTAAACGACTCAATTGATCCTAATTTTTTCTGAAGCACTTTTGACAACGGGCCTTGGTCATTTAGGAAGATGCACTGCGCTCGCTGAGATACTTTTGGAAAAAGGAAATTCCGATGTTCGGATGGTTCTCCATACAGATGAATCATTTCCTGATTGGTCCTACCCATGTCCCATCTACAAAGAAAATTGGAAGGATTTAAATAACCTCCGAAGTTTATTGGAATCTTTTTCAATAGAAGAGAACCGTCAAGGTTTGGTCATTTATGTCGATTCATATTTGGCGCCTATTTTCATATACGAAGAGCTGAAGAAACAATCTGATGAGTTGGTTTGTATTGATGATTACAATCGGATTTCCTATCCAACTGGGACTACGATTTTGAATCCTGGATATCCTGGTTTATTTATTGAATACGATAAATCAAAATACAAGGTTCTCACTGGAAAAAAAGAAGTTCTTTTAAGAAAACCATTCCGCGATGAGTTTAAAATTCCAAAAAGAAACAATCCCCCTCGTAAGGTATTGATTACTTTAGGGGGAGCGGATCCAAATCTATATTCAGAAGCATTTTTGAATATTCTTTGTAAAGAATTTCCAGAATTAGAAAAACACTTGGTCATCGGGCCGGGATTTTCCAATGAAATAACCTTAGCATCTTTGTCGGATTCGAAAACTTTTTTCTATAAAAACTTATCTGCACTGGAAATGCGTAATTTGATGTTAACAATGGATTTTGCCATTACTGCAGGTGGACAGACGACTTATGAATTAGATCGATGCGGTGTTCCTATGGTGATGATTAAAACATTCGAAAATCAGTCCGGAAATATTCGGGGATTTTCTGAAATAGACAAAGTCAAAAGTATTGAAACTCCTTTAGATGTTGTGAATGTTTTAAAAGGTTATTAAAGTGATAATTTCTATCGTATCAGATGAATCCTCTTGGATTAATTCGCGTATCGGAAAGTTCATATCCGACATAGAGGCTCGCAACCATATAGTGAAATTGTTTCACAATCATGAGGATCTTTCGAAAGGCGATGTCTGTTTTATTGTAAGTTATTCCAAAATAATTCCGAAATCCTTTTTGCAATTTCATTCGAATAACATTGTCGTTCATGAAAGTGAGCTGCCGAAAGGAAAAGGTTGGTCGCCGATGACATGGCAAATAGTAGAAGGAAAATCTTCGATACCGTTTACATTATTTGAAGCTTCTTCAGAGGGTGTTGATGCCGGAGTTGTTTACATTAGAGACAGTCTTTTTTTGTCAGGAAGTGAATTGGTAGATGAGTGGCGAGATAA
This genomic stretch from Leptospira meyeri harbors:
- a CDS encoding GNAT family N-acetyltransferase, whose amino-acid sequence is MSVKYPTGNKIYLRGLQLQDVGDRYYSWLNDPEVNQYLETRFLLQSKEVIADFVKSKQGNTNEILWAICEKENNRHIGNIKLGPMNWYHRFADISLFIGEKDCWFKGYSSESISLVVDFAFNTLNLHKVKAGAYSPNLGSIRSFEKNGFSHEGLLKNHFYSNGSYVDGVLLGLSREDYELKR
- a CDS encoding aldo/keto reductase, translating into MKIGLGTVQFGMDYGVSNQTGKTNQAEVNLILNKALELGIRKLDTAYLYGDSESVLGQNQKELNRFDVITKTRKFGYTTFTKDDAKLIRESFLESLSRLKLNKVYGLMFHDSSDLLKENSGYLWDELVSLKAEDKVTKIGVSVYSPNQTEEILKKYPIEIIQFPLNIYDHSFLQNGFLSKLKKLDIEIHVRSVFLQGLALMPSNELPTYFKSVKNHIQECQEILRSKGITMLEVALDFIKSIQEVDFAILGINNTSQLLEIIDSYHSEKNFDGIDYSNFAIFDENITNPSKWKLT
- a CDS encoding aminotransferase class III-fold pyridoxal phosphate-dependent enzyme; translation: MKVIAIIQARLGSTRLPNKVMKEVNGKPLIEILLSRLSKSKIINQIILATSTKKENDPLQNLVEKLGYTVYRGSEQNVLERYYFAAKEAGADVVIRITGDCPLIDPNVVDEVISEFLKGGIDYCSNINPPTYPDGLDTEVFSFAALERAYLEATLDREREHVTPYIRESDSFKKSNLVFSEDHSAERWTVDEPADFQLISKILNHFHPNLDFGWLDVLKLKTKYPEIFLMNNKIIRNEGQNMGTGQKLWKRAKHIIPGGNMLLSKRSEMFLPDQWPSYYSKAKGCSVWDLDGKEYIDMSIMGIGTNTLGYGHPEVDEAVKKNIENGNMATFNCPEEVYLAEKLIEIHPWADMVRLARTGGEANAIAIRIARAASGKDKIAICGYHGWHDWYLSANLSEDDGLSGHLLPGLDPKGVPKNLTGTVFPFNYNQFQELETLVNHQDIGVIVMEVSRNHGPEDQFLEKVRKLATDRNIVLVFDECTSGFRQNFGGLHKIYGVEPDIAMFGKAIGNGYAITAVIGRREVMESAQSTFISSTFWTERIGPTAALKTLEVMEREKSWEYITNMGNHIRDRWLALAKKYNVNLSVWGMPALSGFTINSKNSLEYKTLITQEMLKKGYLAANSVYVCMEHKQTVVDGYFETIDPIFKLIEECENGRDVVSLLDGPVCHAGFKRLN
- a CDS encoding formyltransferase family protein; the protein is MKLFHNHEDLSKGDVCFIVSYSKIIPKSFLQFHSNNIVVHESELPKGKGWSPMTWQIVEGKSSIPFTLFEASSEGVDAGVVYIRDSLFLSGSELVDEWRDKQADKTFEMCLRFLEHYRYYLEHFETQSGEDSFYKKRTPVDSELNINSSILDQFNLLRVVDNEKYPAYFVKDGKKYIIKIFNG